A part of Salmo salar unplaced genomic scaffold, Ssal_v3.1, whole genome shotgun sequence genomic DNA contains:
- the LOC123731768 gene encoding uncharacterized protein produces the protein MEGSTLTQRRAECQLKERVIQTDYVMELGVRLALVWQTQREQEKEMKRIWFETRKMPSLIEENVRDVTNRPLTEFMAPCIDSLPPLAFTNRRPIPTMLHPPSQLAIRAQEAQRFIVFSYFVPAECPVATEATADVRTGKREDLSTDTHLSSMLHRYLPHFFNDDSMPPQQTLEGTTEVSVAPVAKSNIKEEDRFYPFSLPPLAQRFIGKSFNVPETSQPAVLATEYRVAKEATAGTATVKRENRWAARSLLSVLTPCLPSVFDGDFMPPEQTVEDAYEVSGATENTSGTATVDGVGRSAAKRPVPMLPPSLSRVFDIDYKLPGSAVEGTNKCPVASGTTNDVSTHLKEDMAADQSPQDPGALPPSSPCIRDSDHKLTKEKKEDANESSLATEITVGTSIVQGEDLLGDKSPAPRLPPSLSHILDNDHKQPEETIVAREAAVSVSTVLQEEFLACKSPPAPAALPLRLPCTHCIDHKQQEETVEDNTERLVDTEESAVSSTVKREELIGDKNAVLALHPSLACIHDKDHNDPNQKGRGTTKEVYLCTHAHQLDPDANLTLSTHNDEPRTWTLEETKDYRIGIDIESEERSVQEEVRPREGLKCDADCAHSKSSNGMVSSERAETILGRVGFLVRNHMQKIPFLKMEEKEENKKLNKKLKDDEREKGDEKQGGGAKRGRRKR, from the exons ATGGAGGGTTCAACGCTGACACAGAGGAGGGCTGAGTGTCAGTTGAAGGAAAGGGTGATCCAGACAGACTACGTGATGGAGCTGGGAGTCAGGTTGGCTCTGGTGTGGCAGACCCAGAGGGAGCAGGAGAAGGAAATGAAGAGGATTTGGTTTGAGACGAGGAAAATGCCAAGCCTGATTGAGGAG AATGTGAGAGATGTGACAAACCGTCCACTCACTGAGTTCATGGCTCCCTGTATTGACTCCCTCCCACCACTGGCTTTCACCAATCGGAGGCCTATACCAACCATGTTACATCCCCCCTCTCAATTGGCCATACGCGCTCAGGAGGCACAGCGGTTCATTGTATTTTCATACTTTGTCCCTGCTGAGTGCCCAGTTGCCACAGAGGCCACTGCAGATGTACGTACTGGTAAAAGAGAGGACTTATCGACAGATACACATCTTTCCTCAATGCTGCATCGATACCTGCCACACTTCTTTAACGATGACTCCATGCCACCACAGCAGACATTAGAGGGAACCACTGAGGTCTCAGTTGCTCCAGTGGCAAAATCTAATATCAAGGAAGAGGACAGATTCTATCCTTTCTCCCTCCCACCACTGGCTCAGCGGTTCATTGGCAAATCATTCAATGTCCCGGAAACCTCCCAGCCTGCTGTTTTAGCCACAGAGTACCGAGTTGCCAAAGAGGCTACTGCAGGCACGGCCACTGTCAAGAGAGAGAACCGATGGGCAGCTAGAAGTCTTCTTTCAGTGCTGACTCCATGCCTGCCATCAGTCTTTGACGGTGACTTCATGCCACCAGAGcagacagtagaggatgcctatGAGGTCTCAGGTGCTACAGAGAACACTTCAGGTACAGCTACTGTTGATGGAGTGGGCAGATCAGCAGCTAAACGCCCTGTCCCAATGCTGCCTCCAAGTCTGTCACGTGTCTTTGACATTGACTACAAACTGCCGGGGTCGGCAGTAGAGGGAACCAACAAGTGTCCAGTTGCTAGTGGAACAACCAATGATGTGTCCACTCACCTAAAGGAGGACATGGCAGCTGATCAAAGCCCTCAAGACCCTGGAGCACTGCCTCCAAGCTCGCCATGTATCCGTGACTCTGACCACAAACTGACCAAGGAGAAAAAAGAGGACGCCAATGAGTCCTCCCTTGCCACAGAGATCACTGTAGGCACATCCATTGTCCAGGGAGAGGACCTGTTGGGTGATAAAAGCCCTGCTCCAAGGCTGCCTCCAAGCTTGTCACACATTttggacaatgaccataagcagcCAGAGGAGACGATAGTTGCGAGGGAAGCAGCTGTTTCCGTGTCCACTGTCCTCCAAGAGGAGTTTTTGGCTTGTAAAAGTCCTCCTGCACCCGCAGCACTGCCTCTAAGGCTGCCCTGTACCCACTGCATTGACCACAAACAGCAAGAGGAGACAgttgaggacaacacagagcgCTTAGTTGACACAGAGGAAAGTGCAGTTTCATCCACTGTCAAGAGAGAGGAACTGATAGGTGATAAAAACGCAGTCCTAGCACTTCATCCAAGCCTGGCATGCATCCATGACAAAGACCACAATGATCCAAATCAGAAAGGGAGGGGCACTACTAAGGAGGTGTATCTCTGCACTCACGCTCACCAGCTGGACCCAGATGCTAACTTAACTCTGTCAACCCACAATGATGAACCCAGGACCTGGACCTTGGAAGAGACAAAG GATTATAGGATAGGCATTGACATTGAGAGTGAAGAGAGGAGCGTCCAGGAGGAGGTGAGACCGAGGGAGGGGTTGAAGTGTGATGCGGACTGTGCCCATTCCAAGAGCTCCAATGGGATGGTTTcatcagagagagcagagaccatCCTGGGAAGAGTGGGCTTTCTGGTCAGGAACCACATGCAGAAAATCCCATTTTTGAAGatggaggaaaaagaggaaaaTAAGAAACTGAATAAGAAGTTGAAAGATGacgaaagagagaaaggagatgaaAAACAAGGAGGAGGAGCaaaaagagggagaagaaagagatga